TCTGATTTTGTTATTGCACTGATGATCATCAAACCGAAGGGcttcttttcttatcttttttcttttcaacttGAATCCTGCAGACGTAAATGGGCAGAGTACTTCAATCATCATGGTATTCTCTTTGTGTTTTGGTCTGCTAAAGCTGCTACTGCTGCTTTGGAAGGCAAACAGTTGATCGGTCAATTTGAAGAAGAGAAAGTGTCAAAAGAGCTCAGCCAGTCAGACTTGGACACCAAGATATACAGCAGGGATGAGCTCTTGGCTCGTTTGCAGTCAGAAGCAGAGGCTATCGCAGCGTATGGGAGGTTCACAGACAAGGAAAGTCACAGTGGAAAATATTCAGAGACTAGTTCTATAAATCTAACAGCTAAGCAAGTTGTTGTGGGGTTCGTTGGTTATCCAAATGTTGGTAAAAGCTCTACAATAAATGCTTTGGTGGGACAAAAGCGGACTGGGGTTACATCAACCCCTGGTAAGACTAAGCATTTCCAAACACTGATTATCTCTGATGAGCTTGTACTTTGTGACTGCCCTGGTCTAGTGTTCCCTTCCTTTTCCAGCTCAAGATATGAAATGATCGCATCAGGAGTTCTGCCCATTGATCGGATGACCGAACACAGGGAAGCAGTGCAGGTTGTAGCTAACAGGGTTCCCAGAAACGTCCTTGAGAGTGTATACAACATCACCTTGCCAAAGCCAAAGGCCTATGAAGCACAATCTCGACCACCCTTGTCCTCGGAGTTGCTCAGGACGTATTGCTCATCTCGTGGTTATGTTAGCTCAAGTGGGCTGCCAGATGAGACTAGAGCTGCACGTCAGATCTTAAAAGACTATGTGGATGGGAAGCTTCCCCACTTTGAACTGCCACCTGGAGCAGAGACTGAAGATGTAGAAGTGAATGCAACAGATGACATGGTAGATCCAAATTTTCTGACAGATAATGAGCCAGATGCTTGCGATTCTGATGAAGCTACTATCTCCGATATCACTGGAGTTGATGCCCGAGAACATGCTCTAAGCAACGCTCTGAATGATCTAGAGTCATTTGATTTGGCCAGTGAACTCTCATCGAATAAAGCAGCTGCAGCAAAGAAGAAAAGCTCAGACTCCACACATAAGCATCATAAGAAGCCCCAGAGGAAGAAAGAC
This DNA window, taken from Musa acuminata AAA Group cultivar baxijiao chromosome BXJ3-7, Cavendish_Baxijiao_AAA, whole genome shotgun sequence, encodes the following:
- the LOC135643255 gene encoding GTPase LSG1-2-like, whose translation is MGGKKGGSDGLGRALIKQHNQMVRQSKEKGRALRLEQRRVLESVTEVSDIDSILEKAAEADRVYSFDNPSPHVLINLDRDASSDTDGMPVEERRKLQKQEEALHASSLRVPRRPPWNAQMSVEELDSNENQAFLEWRRNLARLEENDKLVLTPFEKNLDIWRQLWRVLERSDLLVMVVDARDPLFYRCPDLEEYAREIDEHKKTLLLVNKADLLPIAIRRKWAEYFNHHGILFVFWSAKAATAALEGKQLIGQFEEEKVSKELSQSDLDTKIYSRDELLARLQSEAEAIAAYGRFTDKESHSGKYSETSSINLTAKQVVVGFVGYPNVGKSSTINALVGQKRTGVTSTPGKTKHFQTLIISDELVLCDCPGLVFPSFSSSRYEMIASGVLPIDRMTEHREAVQVVANRVPRNVLESVYNITLPKPKAYEAQSRPPLSSELLRTYCSSRGYVSSSGLPDETRAARQILKDYVDGKLPHFELPPGAETEDVEVNATDDMVDPNFLTDNEPDACDSDEATISDITGVDAREHALSNALNDLESFDLASELSSNKAAAAKKKSSDSTHKHHKKPQRKKDRSWRVENDDGDGMPVVRVFQKPAVNLANIGASNR